From a single Petrotoga sp. 9PW.55.5.1 genomic region:
- a CDS encoding biotin/lipoate A/B protein ligase family protein, whose translation MIRLVVDDAREGSLNMAIDLAVAELSNVKKVPTLRIYEWSKPTLSLGRNQKTKNLNWSFIEKKGIDVVRRPSGGRGVLHNKEITYSFSISKSSNLLPNSLMDSYMKISRALIESFLQLGIESHMEPSKSKGLTKDFCYDASSFYEVKVNGKKLIGSAQYRNPYFILQHGSIPIKFDYESYINSFNYANSEKIKSHLLNSTIDIENILKRPLSKKELADAFKIGFEKVFNDDLFIDSIDRLELEYAQKIKDRFIVVEGNY comes from the coding sequence ATGATAAGACTAGTTGTTGATGATGCACGTGAAGGTTCTTTAAATATGGCGATAGATTTAGCTGTTGCAGAACTATCAAACGTAAAAAAAGTTCCAACTCTTCGGATTTATGAGTGGAGTAAACCAACCTTATCGTTGGGTAGAAACCAGAAAACTAAAAATCTTAATTGGAGTTTTATAGAAAAAAAAGGTATTGATGTCGTTAGGAGGCCTTCGGGAGGAAGAGGAGTTCTACATAACAAAGAGATAACTTACTCTTTTTCAATATCTAAATCTAGTAATTTATTACCTAACTCACTTATGGATAGTTACATGAAAATCTCAAGAGCTCTTATAGAATCATTTCTTCAATTGGGAATAGAATCTCATATGGAACCTTCTAAGAGTAAAGGTTTAACAAAAGACTTTTGTTATGATGCTTCTTCTTTTTATGAAGTGAAAGTAAACGGGAAAAAACTTATTGGTAGCGCCCAATATAGAAACCCATATTTTATTCTTCAACATGGCTCAATCCCTATAAAATTTGATTATGAATCCTATATAAATTCCTTTAACTATGCTAATTCCGAAAAAATAAAAAGCCATTTGTTAAATTCAACTATTGATATAGAAAATATCTTAAAAAGGCCTTTATCAAAAAAAGAATTAGCTGACGCTTTTAAAATAGGTTTTGAAAAAGTTTTTAATGATGATTTATTTATAGATTCAATAGATCGCTTAGAGTTAGAATATGCCCAGAAAATTAAAGATAGATTCATCGTTGTGGAGGGAAACTACTGA
- the rplS gene encoding 50S ribosomal protein L19, translating into MDKLINAVETNYKKEEIPEIRPGDTVRVNVRVVEGEGERKRERIQPFEGIVLKIRGSGLGKSFTVRKIGADRVGVERIFPFHSPSISSVEVLRKGKARRAKLYYLRDVKGKIRIKERKD; encoded by the coding sequence ATGGATAAATTGATAAATGCTGTAGAAACAAATTATAAAAAAGAAGAAATTCCTGAAATTAGGCCAGGAGATACGGTCAGGGTTAATGTAAGAGTTGTAGAAGGTGAAGGAGAAAGGAAAAGAGAAAGAATTCAACCATTTGAAGGAATTGTTTTAAAAATAAGAGGGTCCGGATTAGGTAAATCATTTACCGTTAGAAAAATAGGGGCAGATAGGGTAGGAGTGGAAAGAATATTTCCATTTCATTCACCATCAATCAGCAGTGTAGAAGTTTTGAGGAAAGGTAAAGCAAGAAGAGCAAAATTATACTATTTAAGAGATGTAAAAGGTAAGATAAGGATTAAAGAGAGAAAGGATTGA
- a CDS encoding methylenetetrahydrofolate reductase yields the protein MKIIDFICQSEKPILSFEIIPPQVGESIDSIFKAIDNLIEFSPKFINVTKHADEIEYLEENDKIVKIIKKKRPGTVGISASIKHRYNIEVVPHLICTGINKYQLEEILVDLNYLKIDNVLVLRGDKKKYTWREDGEYDHAYQLVKQISDMNKGIYTTPTKEHNPTNFCIGVAGYPEKHFESPNFEKDLEYLKLKVDMGAEFIITQMFFDVEYYLNFVQKVRNFGIEVPIIPGIKPVASKKSLYNIPQNFHVNIPKNMVEDFDNAVTAQDEFSVGVKHTVDLIAKLLELGVPGIHLFTMGKGKIIKAVLKEFREVF from the coding sequence TTGAAAATAATTGATTTTATATGTCAATCTGAAAAACCTATTTTATCATTTGAAATCATTCCTCCTCAGGTTGGTGAGAGCATTGATTCAATATTTAAAGCAATTGACAATTTGATTGAATTTTCACCGAAATTTATTAATGTAACAAAACATGCGGATGAGATCGAATATTTGGAAGAAAACGATAAAATAGTGAAAATAATCAAAAAGAAAAGGCCTGGCACAGTTGGAATAAGTGCATCTATAAAACATAGGTATAATATAGAAGTTGTACCCCATCTAATATGTACAGGAATTAACAAATATCAATTAGAGGAAATATTGGTCGATCTAAATTATCTGAAGATAGATAATGTCCTTGTATTAAGAGGAGATAAAAAGAAATACACATGGAGAGAAGACGGAGAATACGATCATGCTTATCAATTGGTAAAACAGATATCAGACATGAATAAGGGTATATATACAACTCCAACAAAAGAACATAATCCTACTAATTTTTGCATTGGAGTTGCAGGATATCCTGAAAAACATTTTGAATCACCAAACTTTGAAAAAGACCTTGAATATTTAAAATTAAAAGTTGATATGGGCGCAGAGTTTATTATAACTCAAATGTTTTTTGATGTAGAATATTATTTAAATTTTGTTCAAAAGGTAAGAAATTTTGGAATAGAAGTACCAATAATTCCAGGCATAAAACCAGTAGCTAGTAAGAAATCGTTGTATAATATTCCACAAAATTTTCATGTAAATATACCGAAAAACATGGTTGAAGATTTTGATAATGCAGTTACTGCTCAAGACGAATTCAGTGTAGGGGTTAAACATACCGTCGATTTAATAGCAAAATTATTAGAATTAGGGGTACCAGGAATACATCTTTTTACAATGGGGAAAGGGAAGATAATTAAAGCAGTTTTAAAAGAATTCAGGGAAGTATTTTAG
- a CDS encoding KH domain-containing protein — protein sequence MKHLISEIINKIVKHPEDVKINEIEEEGTIIFEIFVNPEDVGQIIGKDGRTIKSINILLNAAKKDSERKFILRVIR from the coding sequence ATGAAGCACTTAATATCAGAAATAATAAACAAAATAGTTAAGCATCCAGAAGATGTAAAAATAAATGAGATTGAAGAAGAGGGTACTATAATTTTTGAAATATTCGTTAATCCAGAAGATGTTGGGCAAATAATAGGAAAAGATGGAAGAACAATAAAATCTATAAACATACTATTAAACGCAGCAAAAAAAGATTCCGAAAGGAAATTTATTTTAAGAGTAATTAGGTGA
- the ffh gene encoding signal recognition particle protein, translating to MFDSLQKKLSGVFKSLSGKGKLTEKNIKDAMREVKLSLLEADVHYKVVKELIDKVKEEALGEKVLESLTPDQEFIRIVRDDLIELMGGKENNKITVSRNPGFIMLTGLQGSGKTTTAAKLANFYKKKGKNPLLVAADTYRPAAIDQLIQLGEDIGIPVFTGDKYNAVKIVEESKKYAEKLLHDIVIVDTAGRLHIDEKMMEELEKIKEIISPDEILMVVDSMVGQDAVNSAKDFNDRLDLSGFIVTKLDGDSRGGVIISIRYITGKPVKMVGIGEKIEDLEEFFPDRYVGRILGMGDVLSFIEKVEKDIDKKKAEEDAERFLEGKFDLMDFLEQIRQIKKMGPLSNLLEMVPGVPKGQVDVSKGENELRKFEAIINSMTLKERKSPRILTYSRKQRIAKGSGTTLQDINRLLKSYDQLKKTMKQMRKFKGKKLMKNLPF from the coding sequence GTGTTTGACAGTTTACAAAAAAAACTCTCGGGAGTTTTTAAGAGTTTATCAGGAAAAGGGAAATTAACCGAAAAGAATATAAAAGATGCTATGAGAGAAGTAAAGCTTTCTCTTTTAGAAGCTGATGTTCATTATAAAGTGGTAAAAGAATTGATAGATAAAGTTAAAGAAGAAGCTCTGGGAGAAAAAGTATTGGAAAGTTTAACTCCCGATCAAGAGTTTATAAGAATAGTTAGAGACGATCTGATTGAATTAATGGGTGGAAAAGAGAATAACAAAATTACGGTATCTCGAAACCCAGGTTTTATAATGTTAACGGGGTTACAAGGAAGTGGAAAAACAACAACAGCCGCTAAATTAGCTAATTTCTACAAAAAGAAAGGCAAGAATCCATTACTTGTTGCAGCAGATACTTACCGTCCTGCAGCGATAGATCAATTAATTCAATTAGGAGAAGATATTGGAATACCTGTTTTTACAGGCGATAAGTATAATGCTGTTAAAATTGTTGAAGAAAGCAAAAAATACGCTGAAAAACTTTTACACGATATAGTTATTGTCGATACGGCTGGAAGATTGCATATAGATGAAAAGATGATGGAAGAGCTTGAAAAGATAAAGGAAATAATAAGTCCTGATGAAATACTGATGGTAGTAGATTCTATGGTAGGGCAAGATGCTGTTAACTCTGCTAAAGATTTCAATGATAGACTAGATTTATCAGGATTCATCGTAACAAAATTAGATGGTGACTCCCGTGGCGGTGTGATTATTTCTATAAGGTATATAACAGGGAAACCTGTGAAAATGGTGGGAATTGGAGAAAAGATAGAAGATTTAGAAGAGTTTTTTCCTGATAGATACGTGGGAAGAATATTAGGAATGGGGGATGTGCTCTCCTTTATCGAAAAGGTTGAAAAAGATATAGATAAAAAGAAAGCAGAAGAAGATGCAGAGAGGTTTTTGGAGGGAAAATTTGATTTAATGGATTTTTTAGAGCAAATTAGACAAATAAAAAAAATGGGTCCTTTAAGTAATTTATTAGAGATGGTACCCGGTGTTCCCAAAGGTCAAGTTGATGTTAGCAAAGGAGAAAATGAATTAAGAAAGTTTGAGGCCATAATCAATTCTATGACTTTAAAAGAGAGAAAAAGTCCACGTATTCTCACATATTCTAGGAAACAGAGAATAGCGAAAGGAAGTGGAACAACACTTCAAGATATCAATAGGTTATTAAAATCATACGATCAGCTAAAAAAAACAATGAAACAAATGAGGAAATTTAAAGGGAAAAAATTGATGAAAAATCTACCTTTTTAA
- the lepB gene encoding signal peptidase I, translated as MKEATKKKIRDETLDWIYAIIYAVIFGTIIRLFVFETMMVPTPSMVPTIQVYDRLFVEKVTYEFSEPQRGSIVVFWTPFVDIRAQQQLRAFDRFMDFFAPSEFDGHVKYVKRLVGKPGDTIRLVPVEDVFWQDLKSGNISDFPEWLEFIIEYYETVDYIPSQIKNKVSRLEINGEIFPGFENIYYLRDAIFEDPKFYDYIAYPERYSYEIVTSDLFFMYKDNFTGRLIPAKPTIEWYKQMRDTLLFTDFYENELSRLNLNSLIYKDEDGLVNIKVPEGYYFFMGDNTLESQDSRFFGFVPIENVIGTTFLRIYPFDRFGKI; from the coding sequence TTGAAAGAGGCTACTAAGAAAAAGATAAGAGATGAAACTTTGGATTGGATATATGCAATTATATATGCTGTAATTTTTGGAACCATCATCAGATTATTTGTATTTGAAACGATGATGGTTCCTACACCATCTATGGTACCCACCATTCAAGTTTATGATAGATTGTTCGTTGAAAAGGTTACTTACGAATTTTCAGAACCACAAAGAGGTTCTATCGTTGTTTTTTGGACACCTTTTGTAGATATACGCGCCCAACAACAATTAAGAGCTTTCGACAGATTTATGGATTTCTTTGCACCGTCTGAATTTGATGGACATGTAAAATATGTAAAAAGGTTAGTTGGTAAACCTGGTGATACAATAAGGTTAGTGCCTGTTGAAGATGTATTTTGGCAAGATCTAAAAAGTGGAAATATTTCTGATTTTCCTGAATGGTTAGAATTCATTATCGAATATTATGAAACAGTAGATTACATTCCTTCACAAATAAAAAATAAGGTTTCAAGATTAGAGATAAATGGGGAAATATTTCCTGGGTTTGAAAATATATACTACTTGCGAGATGCTATCTTTGAGGACCCAAAATTTTATGATTACATAGCCTATCCAGAAAGATATAGCTACGAGATAGTAACCTCCGATCTTTTTTTTATGTACAAAGATAACTTCACAGGTAGATTAATTCCAGCTAAACCGACTATTGAATGGTATAAACAGATGCGAGACACCCTTTTATTTACAGATTTTTATGAAAACGAACTATCTAGATTGAACTTAAATTCTTTAATATACAAAGATGAAGACGGACTTGTGAATATAAAAGTTCCTGAAGGTTATTATTTCTTCATGGGAGATAATACATTAGAAAGTCAAGATAGTAGATTTTTTGGTTTTGTGCCAATAGAAAATGTTATAGGAACAACGTTTTTGAGAATATATCCATTCGACAGATTTGGAAAGATATAA
- the rsmG gene encoding 16S rRNA (guanine(527)-N(7))-methyltransferase RsmG translates to MNSSEDKVKKLTKYVSLLVNYPVNLTAYKDEKEAFDNLVLDSLTPLEKEDILDGVKSVADIGTGGGIPGLVWAIYFPEKEFYLVDSIYKKVDALQFFINKLDLKNVHVFCERAENFAKNYREYFDFATCKALARSDIALEYLAPLVKVGGYISLFKGPFYFKDELLYTKNVLNKLKIIEYKNIEYETGKEKKKRYFILFKKTDYTPKNFPRQTGIPKKHPLGEIL, encoded by the coding sequence ATGAATAGTTCTGAAGATAAGGTAAAAAAATTGACTAAATATGTTAGCTTATTAGTAAATTATCCTGTAAATTTAACTGCTTACAAAGATGAAAAAGAAGCTTTTGATAACCTTGTATTGGATAGTTTGACTCCATTAGAAAAGGAAGACATTTTAGATGGAGTAAAGAGCGTTGCTGATATTGGAACTGGAGGAGGAATCCCCGGTTTAGTTTGGGCTATATATTTTCCGGAAAAAGAGTTTTATCTTGTTGATAGTATATATAAAAAAGTAGATGCTCTTCAATTTTTTATTAATAAACTGGATTTAAAAAATGTTCATGTTTTTTGTGAAAGAGCAGAAAATTTTGCAAAAAACTACAGAGAGTATTTTGATTTTGCTACCTGCAAAGCGTTAGCAAGAAGTGATATTGCACTTGAGTATTTAGCCCCTTTGGTGAAGGTTGGAGGGTATATTTCTCTTTTTAAAGGTCCTTTTTATTTTAAAGATGAATTATTATACACAAAAAATGTTTTGAATAAATTGAAGATAATAGAATATAAGAACATAGAATACGAAACCGGTAAGGAAAAGAAAAAGAGATATTTCATTTTGTTTAAAAAAACTGATTACACTCCTAAAAACTTTCCAAGACAAACAGGTATTCCTAAAAAACATCCATTAGGTGAAATACTATGA
- a CDS encoding RNA methyltransferase, translated as MLDKVYVALIHYPILKKDGTIVSTAVTNFDVHDISRSCKTYNIKKYFLVSNLPAQRKIVERVIDYWVYGHGGEFNPNRKQALEIFEMEHYLEDVIERIEEIEGEKPKIVFTSAKARKNVVTHEKLKDIIRTCKDPILILFGTGWGMPEEIREISDYDLEPIKANSEFNHLSVRAAVAITLDRLIGEN; from the coding sequence ATGCTTGATAAAGTTTATGTGGCCCTGATACATTATCCTATACTCAAAAAAGACGGGACAATAGTATCAACAGCTGTTACAAATTTTGATGTTCATGATATATCAAGAAGTTGTAAAACATACAATATTAAAAAATATTTCTTAGTAAGTAATTTGCCTGCACAAAGAAAAATAGTTGAAAGAGTTATTGATTATTGGGTCTATGGCCATGGCGGAGAATTTAACCCAAACAGAAAGCAAGCGCTAGAAATATTTGAAATGGAGCATTATTTGGAAGACGTTATTGAAAGAATAGAAGAAATCGAAGGAGAAAAACCTAAAATAGTCTTTACATCAGCTAAGGCAAGAAAAAATGTTGTTACTCATGAAAAGTTAAAAGATATTATCAGAACATGTAAAGATCCAATCTTAATACTATTTGGTACTGGATGGGGAATGCCGGAAGAGATTAGAGAAATATCTGATTATGATTTGGAACCAATCAAAGCAAATTCAGAATTTAACCACCTTTCTGTTAGAGCTGCTGTAGCTATAACATTAGATAGATTGATAGGTGAAAATTAA
- the trmD gene encoding tRNA (guanosine(37)-N1)-methyltransferase TrmD, whose protein sequence is MEIKVLSIFPDMFDIIKKYGVIKRALDKNLVNIDLVNIRDYTRDKHKVTDKPGYGGNNGMVMLAEPFYRFYDEYLSLKGHKPYVVLPSPQGSIFNNDIAFELSQKEELIFFCGRYEGIDERVKNIIDIEISIGDYVLTGGEIPTMVMIDSLLRFIPGVVGKKESVENDSFFNGLLDHSHYTKPADFKGMKVPDVLLSGDHGKIESYRKKDSLLKTIIKRPDLFIKKELDFEEKELLVEIIKEMINKNTKYFERS, encoded by the coding sequence ATTGAAATAAAAGTTCTTTCCATTTTTCCAGATATGTTTGATATTATAAAAAAATATGGGGTTATAAAAAGAGCTTTAGATAAAAATCTGGTAAATATAGACTTAGTAAACATAAGAGATTATACAAGAGACAAACATAAAGTAACGGATAAGCCCGGTTATGGTGGAAATAACGGCATGGTTATGTTAGCTGAACCCTTTTATAGATTTTATGATGAGTATCTTTCTTTGAAAGGCCATAAACCTTATGTAGTATTACCTTCCCCTCAAGGAAGTATTTTTAATAACGATATAGCTTTCGAGTTATCGCAAAAAGAAGAATTGATATTTTTTTGTGGAAGATATGAAGGAATAGATGAAAGAGTCAAAAATATTATAGATATAGAGATTTCAATTGGTGATTATGTTCTAACTGGTGGAGAAATTCCCACAATGGTTATGATTGACTCCCTACTTAGGTTCATTCCAGGAGTTGTTGGAAAAAAAGAAAGTGTTGAGAATGATTCTTTTTTTAATGGACTTTTAGATCATTCACATTATACTAAACCCGCAGATTTCAAAGGTATGAAGGTTCCAGACGTTCTTTTAAGTGGGGATCACGGAAAAATTGAATCTTATAGGAAAAAAGATAGTTTGCTTAAAACGATAATAAAGAGGCCAGATCTTTTTATAAAAAAAGAGCTTGATTTCGAAGAAAAAGAATTATTAGTAGAAATTATTAAAGAAATGATCAACAAAAACACAAAATACTTTGAGAGGTCTTGA
- the rpsP gene encoding 30S ribosomal protein S16 — translation MVKIRLNRMGRRHQPFYRIVIVDSRNKRSGKYIESIGYYDPLNESNQYKVDEDKALDWLLKGAQPTDTARRILRKMGVMKRFDEIKYKSTKEKKLNKTEVSLENEGETVE, via the coding sequence ATGGTAAAAATTAGATTGAACAGGATGGGTAGGAGACATCAACCATTTTATCGTATAGTTATAGTTGATTCTAGGAATAAAAGAAGTGGAAAGTATATAGAGTCCATTGGATATTATGACCCCTTAAACGAATCAAATCAATACAAAGTTGACGAAGATAAAGCTTTAGATTGGCTTTTAAAAGGTGCTCAGCCAACAGATACAGCAAGAAGAATCTTAAGGAAGATGGGGGTTATGAAAAGGTTTGATGAGATTAAATATAAATCAACAAAAGAAAAGAAATTGAATAAAACCGAAGTATCCCTAGAAAATGAAGGAGAAACCGTTGAATGA
- the rimM gene encoding ribosome maturation factor RimM (Essential for efficient processing of 16S rRNA), with protein sequence MNSLKNLLDNKISVGKIVNSHGVKGEVKILPFTNLKSLIRELDHVILFNPSNKSFFFSKVLKVKDLNRFYVLALQGVTNIDEAKKMMGYEIYTDMKNLPYLEEDEYYWFEILESKVYYEDGEYIGQVQEIIETGANDVISVVKEEPNGETKETLIPMTDYYIVDLKKNEKTIITKKMDWYNEGKEDAD encoded by the coding sequence TTGAATAGTTTAAAAAATCTTTTGGACAACAAGATATCTGTGGGTAAGATCGTAAACAGTCACGGTGTGAAAGGCGAAGTCAAGATATTACCTTTCACTAATTTAAAATCCTTAATTAGAGAATTAGATCATGTTATATTATTTAATCCCTCTAATAAAAGCTTCTTCTTTAGTAAAGTTTTGAAAGTAAAGGATTTAAATAGATTTTATGTGTTAGCTCTACAAGGTGTCACAAATATTGATGAAGCAAAAAAGATGATGGGATACGAAATTTACACAGATATGAAAAATCTTCCATATCTTGAAGAAGATGAATATTATTGGTTTGAAATTTTAGAGTCAAAAGTTTATTATGAAGATGGAGAATATATAGGACAAGTTCAAGAAATCATAGAAACTGGAGCAAATGATGTTATTTCAGTTGTCAAAGAAGAACCAAACGGAGAAACAAAAGAAACACTAATACCTATGACGGATTATTACATAGTTGATTTGAAAAAAAATGAAAAGACGATCATAACAAAAAAGATGGATTGGTACAATGAAGGAAAAGAAGATGCCGATTGA
- a CDS encoding flagellar basal body L-ring protein FlgH, protein MNRPIFLKYFSLLLILILTFSITFSESLWNKEDDKAYSIYNYNQSFDIGDIITIVVSENPSLSLNESMPDYKGATVDSVNSVVNNIGGVDLSNFLPLGASNPTQINVENNQKSASSSAQVQLFVSAVIQEKDLNGLLKVRGEKEIKVGKNRNTMIVEGYINPKYISKDGTIYSSDLANAKIWYDGDIVFQQDPSEPSWISSILSGIANIFF, encoded by the coding sequence ATGAATAGACCAATATTTTTAAAGTATTTTTCATTACTCTTGATTCTTATATTGACTTTTTCTATAACCTTTTCAGAATCATTATGGAATAAGGAAGATGATAAAGCTTATTCAATATATAATTATAATCAATCTTTTGATATTGGAGATATTATAACAATAGTAGTTTCTGAAAATCCATCTCTTTCACTAAACGAAAGTATGCCTGATTATAAGGGCGCAACAGTTGACAGTGTTAATTCCGTTGTAAATAATATAGGGGGGGTGGACTTATCAAATTTCTTACCCTTAGGGGCTAGCAATCCAACACAAATCAATGTTGAAAATAACCAAAAATCCGCTTCTTCATCTGCTCAGGTTCAGCTTTTCGTATCAGCAGTAATACAAGAAAAAGACTTAAATGGTTTGCTAAAAGTAAGAGGTGAAAAAGAGATTAAAGTTGGGAAAAATAGAAATACTATGATTGTAGAAGGATACATTAACCCAAAATATATTTCGAAGGACGGAACCATTTATTCTTCTGATCTTGCAAATGCTAAGATCTGGTATGATGGAGATATAGTATTTCAACAGGATCCAAGCGAACCATCGTGGATTTCCTCAATATTATCAGGAATTGCTAATATATTCTTTTAG
- a CDS encoding flagellar basal body P-ring protein FlgI has translation MKKITIFLVLSIFLLLNVFSFSAVRIKDISDFRGARDNQLFGIGLVTGLDGTGDSGEVPSEMLNNMLVNFNINLTSFVETENTALVMVFADIPPFYKEGMRLDVTVAAIGDSDSLENGVLIQTPLYGADNKVYAVAQGPVLTGGTNTRSSSSLQDRYKAVGTIPGGAIIEREIPARIVNENTVTINLKQPDITTSARVANAINSSFSLKIAKAQDPSSVRIEIPEYFQDDVISFLALVEEVEVTPDAKAKIVINERTGTIVLGGNVEIADFTVSYGNFSVSVEKGKISGKPATVANLITALKAAGATPQDIIAIIQSAQPYLYAELVVM, from the coding sequence ATGAAAAAAATTACTATTTTTTTAGTACTTTCTATATTTTTATTATTAAATGTTTTTTCCTTTTCAGCAGTTAGAATAAAAGACATATCTGACTTTAGAGGCGCCAGAGATAACCAACTGTTTGGAATAGGTTTGGTAACTGGATTAGATGGAACAGGGGATTCTGGAGAGGTTCCTTCAGAGATGTTGAATAATATGCTTGTTAATTTTAATATAAACCTAACATCGTTTGTAGAAACAGAAAATACTGCTTTAGTAATGGTTTTCGCTGATATTCCTCCTTTTTATAAGGAAGGAATGAGACTAGATGTTACTGTTGCAGCAATAGGAGATTCTGATTCTCTAGAAAACGGTGTATTAATACAAACTCCTTTGTATGGTGCTGATAATAAGGTGTATGCAGTTGCTCAAGGGCCCGTTTTAACAGGAGGAACTAACACAAGGTCTTCTTCAAGCTTACAAGATAGATACAAAGCTGTTGGAACTATTCCAGGTGGAGCCATAATAGAAAGAGAAATTCCTGCAAGAATAGTAAACGAAAATACTGTAACAATTAACTTAAAACAACCTGATATAACAACTTCCGCAAGAGTTGCTAACGCTATAAATTCTAGTTTTTCGTTGAAGATTGCAAAGGCTCAGGATCCTTCTTCTGTTAGGATTGAAATTCCAGAATATTTTCAAGACGACGTTATTTCTTTTCTAGCTTTGGTAGAAGAAGTTGAAGTTACACCAGATGCAAAAGCTAAGATAGTTATAAATGAAAGAACAGGGACCATAGTACTTGGAGGTAATGTAGAGATAGCTGATTTTACTGTTAGTTACGGTAATTTTAGTGTGAGTGTAGAAAAAGGTAAGATAAGCGGAAAACCCGCCACTGTAGCCAATCTTATTACCGCATTAAAAGCAGCTGGAGCGACTCCTCAAGATATTATTGCCATTATTCAAAGTGCACAGCCTTATTTATATGCCGAATTGGTGGTGATGTAG
- the flgA gene encoding flagellar basal body P-ring formation chaperone FlgA yields MNRLKWIFNIVFFLIFSFFAFSNIVFEVPSVIYSEDRNFTLKDIFPEIVFDRTISYIPNNKIVYSQEELSKTLNGLLSSYYKDFELIFEGDIVTIIHEKENPQLDTETIKLVDFVKEVIKGFDDSLIINNIDLSNAPTTVKSCEIQRIYRNGARVYLTLKVVDLENRTRYISVIADVSKYENVLVYNKDIPRGTILSTELTEVATKNILEVNYQPANLELIKSGNYELTKNVEKGEIVNSIYLRKLPDIKAGDIVTVVVDFNGVQVSTLSRVMSNANFGEFVSARNLDNGNIVSGKLMQGPILLVDLGGWQNE; encoded by the coding sequence TTGAACCGATTAAAATGGATTTTTAACATTGTGTTTTTTTTGATATTTAGTTTTTTCGCTTTTTCAAATATTGTGTTTGAAGTACCTTCAGTAATTTATAGTGAAGATAGAAACTTTACTTTAAAAGATATTTTTCCAGAAATTGTTTTCGATAGAACTATTTCTTATATTCCGAACAATAAAATTGTTTATTCGCAAGAAGAATTATCAAAAACTTTAAATGGTTTACTGAGTAGCTATTACAAAGATTTTGAATTAATATTTGAAGGTGATATAGTTACAATAATACACGAAAAAGAAAATCCGCAGTTAGATACCGAAACAATCAAACTAGTAGATTTTGTTAAAGAAGTTATAAAAGGTTTTGATGATAGTTTGATAATAAATAATATCGACTTAAGTAATGCTCCTACAACTGTTAAATCATGTGAAATTCAACGAATTTATAGAAACGGCGCTAGGGTGTACTTAACACTTAAAGTTGTGGATCTAGAAAATAGAACCAGATATATATCAGTAATTGCAGATGTATCAAAATATGAAAATGTTCTGGTTTACAATAAAGATATTCCTAGAGGCACTATTTTAAGTACAGAATTAACTGAAGTAGCAACAAAGAATATTTTAGAAGTTAATTATCAACCTGCAAATTTAGAATTAATAAAATCCGGTAATTACGAATTAACAAAGAATGTTGAAAAAGGTGAAATTGTGAATTCTATATATTTAAGGAAATTACCTGATATTAAAGCCGGAGATATTGTAACAGTAGTGGTTGATTTTAATGGGGTTCAAGTGTCTACTTTATCTAGAGTCATGTCAAATGCTAACTTTGGAGAATTTGTTAGTGCTAGAAATTTAGACAATGGTAATATCGTATCTGGAAAATTAATGCAGGGACCTATTCTTTTAGTTGATTTAGGAGGTTGGCAAAATGAATAG